The genomic stretch gccatttacaacattaacaatgtcttcactgtatttctgatcaacttgatgttattttaatggacataaaatgtgtttttccttcaaaaacaaggccatttctaagtgaccccaaacttttgaaagggaGTGTaggtgcttacttacaagcccttaaccaacagtgcagttcaagaaatagagttaagaaaatatttactaaataaaatggtaaaaataaagttacacagaattacataacaataacaaggctatatacaggaggcaccggtactgagtaaatgtgcaggggtacaggttagtcaaggtcatttgtacatgtaggtaggggaaaggaactatgcatagatgatagtgagtagcagcagcgggggatcaatgtaaatagtccaggtcatttgattaattgttcattaatcttatagcttggggataggtgttcaggagccttttttggacctagacttggtgctccagtatgacttgggtgacaggagtctttgacaattttttgggccttccacTGACACCGACTGGTATATAGATCCtggacggcaggaagcttggccccagtgatatactgggccgtacgcactatcctctgtagcgccttatggtcagataccgagcagttgccatacgagGCCGTgaggcaaccagtcaggatgctctcgatggtgcagctgtataactttttgaggatctgggaacccatgccaaaccatttcagtctcctgacaggaaaaaggtgttgtcgtgccctcttcacgactgtcttggtgtgtttggaccataatagtttgcTGCACTTAGCATTATTATGCAATGGAAGACAGGTGAAACAATCTAACAATATTTCTAATACATCTAAATTTAAGAACACCCTATCCTGACACATGTAAACCAGTGTTATTTTTAATAGCAAATAATACTCAAAAGTGATTCTTCATCAACTTAAAAGTTGATGTGGGGTGACACCTGCTGGTCAAATTAAGGAGAGAAAACAATGAGCAAAAAGGTCGTAAGGGGCCAGTAGACTGGATTCAAAATGTCACATGTTGATATGATCCAATTTCAACCTCAGTTACTAGGCTATCCCACGTTACATCACTATGTATAATTCTATCACATCAAGAACTGAAATCCTGCCTTGCCTTCCCTATACATGTAgaaccagtagtgagagtattgAATGAAAAAGAGAAACTTGTTCCCCAGCAACTGAAAGCACACAAATACAAGGTAGACAACAGATTGGCTGGCTGACACACagtgtacagacacacatacacaaagagactatgtacaggcacacacacgtttAAGAATACAGCTTTACTAATAAGGCCCAAGCaagaattgtttaaaaaaaagaagagcaTTCAGCAAGTGATATTGGTGTGATATTGTTGTCCACAAAGAGTGGACATCGCCACAGAGAGGTTACATTGTTCCAAAGCGCTAAGGAGAAATTCATGAAAAAACATTGGGAGTAACAATAGAAGTGACGACTACATAGATGAAAATATCATCATCGTAAAGTCAATTCATGTCAATCATTCTATCTTCTGTTCGCCCATCTCCTTATTCAGCTCTTCATAAGTAGCATCCTCCTCCTTGTCATCTCCCTCGTCTGCCCGTGAGTTAGGGACCCACAGCCCAGAGTCGATGCATCTCTTCATGTGGACCTTAGCCTCCTGACGGGTGGGAACAATGACATTCAGAGCACCAGTTTATAACAACTTCAGGAGGTTTTATGTCACTATTCAGTGTGCCTTTACATTTGTAGAACCATGTATGTTGTCGTATGCTTGCCCTGAGCACGTGGAAGACAATACAACAAAAGAAACACAGGAATGGATTGTTTTGTAACCTACCGTTGGGTCCAGCTTCGTGATGACAGTCTGCAACATGGCAATGTCCTTCTcgtcaaaacatttctgcatctcCTACAAAAAGGACAAAATAAATGGCTTCGTTAACTTGCAAAAACAGAGCtagggatgatgatgatggaagGACGGTGATAAATGGAGGAGGTGCAGCAGTAGATGTCCTGTACCTCAGGTAAGGACTCATACACCTCGGCAGGATCCAGTCCTCCGGGCCCCAGgcgtttctgtctctcctcctcttcgtACTCCTTCATGGCCCTCTCGATGCGGATCTTGGCCCTGCCGCGCACCCTCTCCTTAAAGGACTCCAGCTCATCATTGAAGGCATCCTGATACTGCTGATCTGCAGTCTGAGAGAGGGAAATGTAAATGTTAGTCTATATACTTTGCTATTGAGTGCAAGTGGGAAATGTATCACCTTTACACGCAAACAAACCTTTATCTTGTCGAAGAACTGACGGAAGCAACCGCGGGGATCCACCTTCAGGCTCTTAGCCAGCTCCAGGATGAACTGCATCACTATGGTCTGGTGGGCCACCTGCTCCATCAGCGCTTTCTTCTACAGGAGGAAAACATCAACAGGACACTGACATTAACCCTTGTCTATGCTCATCTGTATCAAGAAAAGGCAACTGCATGTGTACTTCGTACTGAGGCATGTTTGGGCAAATAAAGAGGATCAGACGATCACTTACTAACCTACTTCATAACCTTCTCTACACCAGGATTGTGTTAATTATGTACCAAATATAAGAAAATGGACAAACAGGGaaggactacctggacttgttcAACAAGAGACACTATAATTTtctgtttcaaaacattttgctaccctgtgccctactgaacattACCCTGATGAGTGGTCTCGGGGGTAATGTATAGCGGATGAAATCCCTGATGGGTTATTAGTGGTTTGTCGTATTACGGTTATGtactcacctcctccacctccaggtCAATGCACATGATGACTAGGTAGTTGGCAGTCTCCTCACACACCAGGTGAGGGTTGTCTGATAGGTACTTCTGGCTGTCGTCCCAGCGTTTCATCATACCtgacaacagagacagagaccatggccatgacaactacccacaaagaaTGGGGACAACAAAGAATGGGAAAATGACTCACCAAAGTGTTTGATCTCTTTCTCATACTTCTCCACAAAGGTCTTGTGTTTCTGCTCTTTCTGCTCCTCGgtctcctccttcacatctggcTTAACATTCATAACACTCTAGGCGAGacagaaggagtgagagagagatcggAGTGGGGGCAAGTCAAGTAGCATCAGCAAATAACCATCACCTGCAGCCAGGGTGCACCAGTGGTTCCACACACTTAACCCACCTTGCTGAAGCCCTCCTTGCAGAGTGTGTCTACATTCCATGGCATCTTCTTCTCTTCCCGCCGGTGGTCCTCCAGTTTCTTCTCCCAGTCTCGCTCCTCCTTCTTCAGCCTCTTCTCCTCGGCCTGTGCCTTGCTCAGCTCGGCTTTGGCATCGTCCGTGACTGAACTGGACAGATTCTTGGTCTTCTTCTGTGCTTCAGTCAACTTGCGCTTAGATTCAGCTAGCCCCTTCTCCAGGTCCTCCCCAGCCTTTATGAACTGGTCCATCCGTTCCACACGCGCCTAGGTGATGGTGGGGAGAGGGGTCAGGACAAAGATATCTCATCGCGGATAACTACCTATACAACACAACGTCAAATGTTATGTTTATCTTTCCATTGCGTTTATCTGCGATAGGAGGCTGTTTACATAACGCATCTGCAAATCTAGAAAGCTAGCTAATAATGTGATTACTTAGCTACTTGGTCTCTGTAAGTAAGCTAtctaatttaaaataaaaaaaattaacctttaactaggcaagtcagttaagaacagggtcttatttacaatgacggcgtaggaacagttggttaactgccttgttcaggggcagaacgacactttttttttaccttgtcagctcggattcgatctagcaacctttcagttactggcccaacactctaaccactaggctacctgccgccccaaacttTCGACATAACGTTACCTCATGTCTCCATTTGAAAAGGCTGGGTGTATCGATGTTTGGATGAGTGTCATCTTCATCATCTGAAACCTCAATGTGGTCCCACACGCTGTAGTCTATCCTACTTGTCATTCTAGCTACCAAGCTAGCAGGCTAAAACGTTGCTTGCAGCAAGTGCACGTTAAAAGTGAAAATAACAGATGTGAGTCTAATGATACAACGTAACTATCTAACTTCAAACCTTGTTAGAAATTATATTGGTAGCTAATATATTTACTATTGCTAAACAACAATAGTGCACAATGTAGCTTTAGCTTGCTATGGAGGAAACCCTAGACATTTCCGTTTAGACGCTTTCCACGTCTCTACGTAAACTCGTTATTGAAGAACGTCAAGGCAAAGGCATGTGGGTGGGGCATGAGATTTTTATAATAAAAAAAGAAATATAAAGATTATTTAGTAGTTTAAATAATAATAGCCTACCATCATTGATAATAATAAAACCAACTGGCCATATAAATATACATTTGTCATTTTATTAGTGTTTTTATGCATGTAAAAAAGAGAACATAAACAACAACGTAGATTTCCAAAATAAAGTTAATGGATAGCTTATTAATGGATATAATTATTCACACTACCTCTCGTTCTAGGGTTCTCCACACTGAAAGTGAACTGTATACCCTACATATATATTTAAACACATCAAAGTATACGTTATGTTGCAATAACAACAAGAATCAATCATAACACAATATGCTACTATAAACTATTACATGACCAAAGTCTTTAAAAATGTAAGGCGATTCCTTTTTTTCTGTGCGATGGTCTGGCTGACAATGATGACATTCTCACACCTGTAACAAAACCATGCAATTGATATTAGAGACAGACAATATCTTCCCTCTGCTAATCCCCCAAATTTGGACTTTTGTTTTGTAAAGCCAACACTCCACTGTGGGAAAAGTCACATACCTCCGATGTGGCCCTTTGTACCTTAAAGAGACTCCTCACATTACATACCATAGAAAAATCAAATAAGAACAATGGCTTCTATAACAAGTGTGATGGTAGAGAGTGCTAGTTCTATCCTCTAAATGTGTGCATTTAACAATGCCCCCTTCACTGTGTCTTCCTACCTTAAGACTTAGTCTTGATGATGAATTGCTTACTCTTCTTGCCAATCTTATTAGAGGAAATGCAGGTGTAGGTCCCTGGAAGCAAGGAGGAAGAGGTAAAAAGAGGTAGGTCCTCCATCTTCTCTTTGGGATCTGAAGACTGCCAGCTGTACACAGGACTGGGGCTTCCTGTAGCCGTACAGTTTAATGTGATTTCATCCCCCATACCGATGTCCAGGGTCTCAGCCTCAGGACTGAGGAAGGATGGGGGGTCTGAGAAAATAAGGGAAAGGGATGGATATTGCATAAAAACGAATACACAAACACAATTCTATTTAATTGTTTCTCATGAAACTATTAATGGTTGGGTTGAGTGGATAGGCTCACAGTGCACAGAGACGTTGAGAGGCTCTGATGTAACTGAAGGAGGCGGTTGTGGTCCCTCTGGTCCCAAGTCCAGCTGAGCCACGCACTTGTACTGGGCTCCGTTATCAGCTTTGGTTGGGGTGATCAGGAGGATGGAGGATACTTGGACAGGGGAGGCTGGGGTCAGATCAGAGAAAGAGTGGTTGTAAACTTCAGTCTGCCCTCTGTACCACCTCAGGGTGAGGTATTGAACAGGGGCAATGTTCTGGACATCACAGAGCAGCTGGTACTCTTTCCCCTCCAACATGGGACCAGTGTGGTTCGCTGAGCTGATAGTGACACTGTCTGGAGTCTCTGTGA from Oncorhynchus tshawytscha isolate Ot180627B linkage group LG09, Otsh_v2.0, whole genome shotgun sequence encodes the following:
- the LOC112258689 gene encoding hemicentin-1-like gives rise to the protein MENNFLKWILNFCMFCTVSGEGCSLELKPSRVVVGFGEPVSVSCDASRPVRVLGWESAIGAAHTQQDRAVQWKVDSLIDWIEEPICYGVFFTAPRQCEEKLNLILYKTPDSVTISSANHTGPMLEGKEYQLLCDVQNIAPVQYLTLRWYRGQTEVYNHSFSDLTPASPVQVSSILLITPTKADNGAQYKCVAQLDLGPEGPQPPPSVTSEPLNVSVHYPPSFLSPEAETLDIGMGDEITLNCTATGSPSPVYSWQSSDPKEKMEDLPLFTSSSLLPGTYTCISSNKIGKKSKQFIIKTKS
- the LOC112258688 gene encoding hsp90 co-chaperone Cdc37, which gives rise to MTSRIDYSVWDHIEVSDDEDDTHPNIDTPSLFKWRHEARVERMDQFIKAGEDLEKGLAESKRKLTEAQKKTKNLSSSVTDDAKAELSKAQAEEKRLKKEERDWEKKLEDHRREEKKMPWNVDTLCKEGFSKSVMNVKPDVKEETEEQKEQKHKTFVEKYEKEIKHFGMMKRWDDSQKYLSDNPHLVCEETANYLVIMCIDLEVEEKKALMEQVAHQTIVMQFILELAKSLKVDPRGCFRQFFDKIKTADQQYQDAFNDELESFKERVRGRAKIRIERAMKEYEEEERQKRLGPGGLDPAEVYESLPEEMQKCFDEKDIAMLQTVITKLDPTEAKVHMKRCIDSGLWVPNSRADEGDDKEEDATYEELNKEMGEQKIE